A genomic stretch from Desulfonauticus submarinus includes:
- a CDS encoding lipoprotein-releasing ABC transporter permease subunit, giving the protein MNFELFVAQKYLLARQKQTFISVITLISILGVALGVAALIIVLGVMNGFSQNLKDKILGVNAHILVGSYEGLVQEYPELIKKIKSVSEVKGVAPFMYAEVMASGPGGVKGLILRGIRVQDAPVFELPKILISGQIKRLEHNSSFPGIILGKELVSQLNLTLGSKVNILAPSSKRTSAGFTPKVATFELVGIFKTGMYEYDSSLGYISLEQAQKLLGIKSNGVSALEIRVFDVYKAPELAKKILKQIGYPYYTRNWIEMNQNLFSALKLEKTAMGVILAMIVLVGSFSIVTTLIMLVMEKTKDIAVMISMGATPKRIKKIFMLQGTIIGFVGTFLGYILGLGICFLLKRYQFIKLPADVYYLDHLPILLKSTDLILIGIVAILLCFFATLYPAKQAAKLEPAVALRYE; this is encoded by the coding sequence ATGAACTTTGAACTCTTTGTTGCCCAAAAATATCTTTTAGCTAGACAAAAACAGACCTTTATTTCTGTTATTACCTTAATATCCATTTTAGGAGTGGCTCTGGGAGTAGCTGCTTTAATTATTGTTCTTGGAGTAATGAATGGTTTTAGTCAGAACTTAAAAGATAAAATTTTAGGGGTTAATGCGCATATTTTAGTAGGTAGTTATGAAGGATTGGTTCAAGAGTATCCTGAGTTAATAAAAAAGATAAAGTCTGTCTCAGAAGTAAAAGGTGTTGCCCCTTTTATGTATGCAGAAGTAATGGCAAGTGGCCCTGGTGGGGTTAAGGGGTTAATTTTAAGAGGTATTAGGGTTCAAGATGCACCTGTATTTGAGCTACCAAAGATTTTGATTTCTGGTCAGATTAAGAGATTAGAACACAATTCTTCTTTCCCTGGGATTATTTTGGGCAAAGAACTTGTTAGTCAATTAAATTTAACTCTTGGAAGTAAAGTAAATATATTAGCTCCTAGTAGTAAAAGGACAAGTGCAGGCTTTACACCTAAAGTGGCTACTTTTGAGCTTGTTGGTATTTTTAAAACAGGAATGTACGAATATGATTCTTCTTTGGGATATATTTCATTAGAACAAGCTCAAAAGCTTTTAGGTATTAAGTCTAACGGTGTGAGTGCGTTAGAAATTCGTGTATTTGACGTGTATAAAGCTCCTGAACTAGCTAAAAAGATTTTAAAACAGATTGGTTATCCGTATTATACTAGAAATTGGATAGAAATGAACCAAAATTTGTTTTCAGCGTTGAAGTTGGAGAAAACAGCTATGGGTGTTATTTTGGCCATGATTGTCCTTGTGGGGTCTTTTAGCATTGTTACAACGCTTATTATGTTAGTAATGGAGAAAACTAAAGATATTGCTGTGATGATTTCTATGGGAGCAACACCAAAAAGAATAAAAAAGATATTTATGCTTCAGGGGACAATTATAGGGTTTGTGGGTACTTTTTTGGGATATATCTTAGGATTGGGTATATGTTTTTTATTGAAAAGATATCAATTTATAAAGTTGCCTGCAGATGTTTATTATTTAGATCATTTGCCGATTTTACTGAAAAGTACAGATCTCATTTTGATAGGCATAGTGGCTATCCTTTTGTGTTTTTTTGCAACTCTTTATCCAGCCAAACAGGCAGCAAAGTTAGAACCTGCTGTGGCTTTACGCTATGAGTAA
- a CDS encoding ABC transporter ATP-binding protein, which produces MSKIYRLEHIEKVFLSGDDKVEVLKDITLEINTGESVAIVGASGSGKSTLLHIMGALDYPTKGRIFFKDKNIGLFSEKQKACFRNQKIGFVFQFHHLLPEFSVLENVAMPGIIRGLSKSRIFSLAKEALSMVGLEEFSRPVSVLSGGEKQRVAIARAIVLEPEVILADEPTGNLDEANGVKVGNLLCHLNKELGTTLVVVTHNHTLASLMQKTYQLKLGELHAL; this is translated from the coding sequence ATGAGTAAAATATATCGTTTAGAACATATTGAAAAAGTATTTTTGTCTGGAGATGACAAAGTAGAAGTTTTAAAGGACATTACTTTAGAAATAAATACAGGAGAATCAGTTGCTATTGTGGGTGCGTCTGGTTCAGGAAAATCTACCTTACTTCATATTATGGGAGCATTAGATTACCCGACAAAGGGGAGAATATTTTTTAAAGACAAAAATATAGGGTTGTTTTCAGAGAAACAGAAAGCTTGTTTTAGAAATCAAAAAATAGGATTTGTTTTTCAATTTCATCACCTTTTGCCTGAATTTAGTGTGCTAGAAAACGTTGCTATGCCTGGGATAATAAGAGGTCTCTCTAAGAGTAGAATATTTTCTTTGGCTAAGGAAGCTTTGTCTATGGTTGGTTTAGAAGAATTTTCCAGACCAGTTTCTGTACTTTCTGGAGGAGAAAAACAAAGAGTAGCAATTGCAAGAGCTATAGTTTTAGAACCAGAGGTTATCTTAGCAGATGAGCCCACTGGCAATCTTGATGAAGCAAATGGTGTGAAAGTAGGGAATTTATTATGTCATTTAAATAAGGAACTGGGAACTACTCTTGTGGTTGTAACCCATAACCATACTCTCGCCTCCCTTATGCAAAAAACTTATCAGTTAAAGTTAGGAGAGCTTCATGCGCTTTAA
- a CDS encoding OmpH family outer membrane protein yields MKKLLCLLVGLILFWAGVAMAATKIGVVDMQKVISQSEPGQQALAKLKKKTKGMKADLDKQKKELQALREELQKQALVLSQEAKQDKELEFRKKVRDYQDTWQAYQRKIKLEEQKLSRPIIQLLAEVIKNYAKKNGYTAIWDMRASGLLYANEKVNITNEIMAELNKAWKKKYGKGKK; encoded by the coding sequence ATGAAAAAATTATTGTGTTTATTAGTAGGGTTAATATTGTTTTGGGCAGGAGTTGCTATGGCTGCTACCAAGATTGGTGTAGTAGATATGCAAAAGGTAATTTCCCAATCTGAGCCAGGTCAACAAGCACTGGCTAAGCTTAAAAAGAAAACCAAAGGCATGAAAGCAGATTTGGATAAACAAAAAAAAGAATTGCAGGCGTTAAGAGAAGAGTTGCAGAAACAAGCGTTAGTTTTGAGTCAAGAGGCCAAGCAGGATAAGGAATTGGAATTCAGAAAGAAAGTAAGAGATTATCAAGATACTTGGCAAGCATATCAACGGAAAATTAAGCTAGAAGAACAAAAATTAAGCCGCCCAATTATTCAGTTGTTGGCAGAAGTAATTAAAAATTATGCGAAAAAAAATGGTTATACAGCTATTTGGGATATGAGAGCAAGTGGTCTTTTATATGCAAATGAAAAAGTTAATATTACTAATGAAATTATGGCAGAGTTAAATAAAGCTTGGAAGAAAAAGTATGGGAAAGGCAAGAAATAA
- the bamA gene encoding outer membrane protein assembly factor BamA, whose product MRFKAFYSIIIFFILMGSNLSGYAAEKIRIAVFPFEINAPKEFQYLKESLPSLIKDRLKEKGFEVVDLNRVKEILEQENVEYLDISTVKNLTLLLDANYGLYGSLSKIGETLSIDSRLVEAYGLKSPKALFVVRKGLINLLPAVDELVSKIKLELLKKEQIVGIEVRGNKILDKDVILLRLEIQKGDIYDPKKINEELKRLYKLGYFDDIKFFVQDTKEGKKIIVEVKEKPLIRAISVEGAKEIDEDDILEAISSKTGSVFNPSIVAEDMEKIRQLYRKKGYYKADVSYVVESSDNKQARLIFKIKEGPKLYIKKIIIDGAKQISADELKDQLALGERGFFSWLTGSGILKEELLERDAAALEAYYANRGFIDVKVGQPDVEFKDDGIYITFHVFEGARYKVGGVKFEGDLLFPEETLLKIIKMDDLAKDGEYFNRSILRKDLQAIADYYTNYGYAFADCDVKVKADKKTKLVYVTYIPQKGQKVYIRRVIIEGNRSTRDNVIRREMRLADGDLFSGEKLKRSNVRLNKLDYFETVDIQTVPTDDRSQMDLIVKVKEKPTGMISAGAGYSSFDKMFFTAKIQQRNLFGKGYSVGLSGTFSGRRTSYVASFWNPYYKDSDLGVGISVFNSKEEFFKYDKKSIGGKLSFAYPLGEYTSLNWNYKAERYTIYNVDKDADQTIKDMEGDNWASIFYISATRDTTDRYLNPTKGTKNSLSLEYAGGALGGDDNFIKSIYDFSWYQPLIKDFIFHWHFRLGYLTKNGDEEIPSFERFYLGGINSVRGYPGREISPKYDNGDYKGGNKQFFTNVEILFPLNKEMGILGLFFFDAGNAWDEDQSMDTDLYKSVGTGIRWYSPLGPLRLEYGYALDKLDGERTKKLEFSIGQFY is encoded by the coding sequence ATGCGCTTTAAGGCTTTTTATAGCATAATAATATTTTTCATTCTTATGGGAAGTAATTTGTCAGGTTACGCAGCAGAAAAAATTAGAATTGCTGTTTTCCCCTTTGAAATAAATGCTCCTAAGGAGTTTCAATATTTGAAAGAGAGTTTACCATCTTTAATTAAAGATAGATTAAAAGAAAAAGGATTTGAAGTAGTTGATTTAAATAGAGTAAAGGAGATATTGGAGCAGGAGAATGTAGAGTACTTAGATATTAGTACTGTTAAGAATTTAACCTTGCTTTTAGATGCAAACTATGGACTTTATGGTAGTCTTAGTAAAATAGGAGAGACTTTAAGTATAGATAGCAGGTTAGTAGAAGCATATGGCCTTAAGTCTCCTAAGGCATTATTTGTGGTGAGAAAAGGACTTATAAATCTTTTGCCTGCAGTAGACGAGTTAGTCTCTAAAATAAAATTAGAGCTTTTAAAAAAAGAGCAGATTGTAGGTATAGAAGTAAGAGGGAATAAAATTTTAGATAAGGACGTTATTTTGTTGAGGTTAGAGATTCAAAAAGGAGATATTTACGATCCAAAAAAGATAAATGAAGAATTAAAACGTCTTTATAAATTGGGATATTTTGATGATATTAAATTTTTTGTTCAAGATACTAAAGAAGGGAAAAAGATTATCGTAGAAGTTAAAGAAAAACCTTTAATTCGAGCTATTTCTGTAGAAGGAGCAAAAGAAATTGATGAAGATGATATTTTAGAGGCTATTTCAAGCAAAACAGGTTCTGTATTTAATCCTTCCATTGTAGCAGAAGATATGGAAAAAATTCGTCAACTTTACCGTAAGAAGGGGTATTATAAGGCAGATGTATCTTATGTTGTTGAGAGCTCTGATAATAAGCAGGCAAGGTTGATTTTTAAAATCAAAGAAGGGCCTAAGCTTTATATTAAAAAAATTATTATTGATGGGGCTAAACAAATAAGCGCCGATGAGTTAAAAGACCAGTTGGCTTTAGGAGAAAGGGGCTTTTTCTCCTGGTTAACTGGCTCTGGTATATTAAAAGAAGAGCTTTTAGAAAGAGATGCTGCTGCTTTAGAAGCTTATTATGCAAATAGAGGCTTTATTGATGTTAAAGTGGGGCAGCCTGATGTAGAATTTAAAGATGACGGTATTTATATTACTTTTCACGTCTTTGAAGGTGCGCGTTATAAAGTTGGTGGTGTAAAATTTGAAGGAGATTTGCTTTTTCCCGAAGAGACTCTTTTAAAGATTATTAAAATGGATGATTTAGCAAAAGATGGAGAGTATTTTAATAGGTCTATTTTGAGAAAAGACCTTCAAGCTATTGCTGATTATTATACGAATTATGGATATGCTTTTGCTGATTGTGATGTAAAGGTTAAGGCTGATAAGAAAACTAAATTAGTTTATGTTACCTATATCCCTCAAAAAGGGCAAAAAGTTTATATAAGAAGAGTAATTATAGAGGGAAACAGAAGTACGCGAGATAATGTCATTAGAAGGGAGATGCGTTTAGCTGATGGGGATTTATTTAGTGGAGAAAAATTAAAGCGTTCTAATGTGCGCTTAAACAAGCTTGATTATTTTGAAACAGTAGATATTCAGACAGTTCCAACGGATGATCGTTCTCAAATGGATTTGATTGTAAAAGTAAAAGAAAAACCAACAGGTATGATTTCTGCTGGAGCAGGGTATTCTTCATTTGATAAGATGTTTTTTACTGCAAAGATTCAACAGAGGAATCTTTTTGGAAAAGGGTATAGCGTAGGACTGTCTGGTACTTTTAGTGGGCGAAGAACTTCTTATGTGGCGTCTTTTTGGAATCCTTATTACAAAGATTCTGACCTTGGAGTAGGAATATCTGTTTTTAATTCTAAAGAAGAATTTTTTAAATACGATAAAAAAAGTATTGGTGGTAAGTTAAGCTTTGCCTATCCTTTAGGAGAATATACGAGTTTAAATTGGAATTATAAAGCTGAAAGATATACTATTTATAATGTAGATAAAGATGCTGACCAGACTATAAAGGATATGGAAGGTGATAATTGGGCAAGTATTTTTTATATCAGTGCAACTCGAGATACTACAGATAGGTACTTGAACCCAACTAAAGGTACAAAGAATTCTTTGTCTTTGGAATATGCAGGAGGGGCTTTAGGAGGTGACGATAATTTTATTAAAAGTATTTATGATTTTAGTTGGTATCAGCCGTTAATAAAAGATTTTATTTTTCATTGGCATTTTAGATTAGGTTATCTTACTAAAAATGGGGATGAAGAAATCCCTTCTTTTGAACGTTTTTATTTAGGGGGTATAAATTCTGTTAGAGGATATCCTGGAAGAGAAATTTCGCCTAAATATGATAATGGTGATTACAAAGGTGGAAATAAACAGTTTTTTACCAATGTAGAAATATTGTTCCCTTTGAACAAAGAAATGGGCATTTTAGGGCTATTTTTCTTTGATGCAGGTAATGCTTGGGATGAAGACCAGAGTATGGATACAGATTTGTATAAAAGCGTAGGCACAGGAATTAGGTGGTATTCTCCCCTTGGTCCCTTGCGTTTAGAATATGGTTATGCTCTAGACAAACTTGACGGTGAGCGGACAAAGAAATTAGAATTTAGCATTGGCCAATTTTATTAA